One genomic window of Gossypium hirsutum isolate 1008001.06 chromosome D11, Gossypium_hirsutum_v2.1, whole genome shotgun sequence includes the following:
- the LOC107948934 gene encoding ELMO domain-containing protein A isoform X2, producing the protein MRPGALRRRLDHGDVGRMSNGNYMMTGLHGLDEPLLGNRDYDGRHSEGKTPECIWVEGQWKEHLHWAVLLFTNLIVQWAQWIANIVLGSVSFIARILPLPSNTQSGSNWKLLEPALNPLQEARLRSLQQRLGIPYDGSRLEHQEALKQLWKLAYPDRELPSLKSELWKDMGWQGPDPSTDFRGGGFISLENLIFFAKKYPQSFQRLLHKQDGNRSEWEYPFAVAGINISFMLVQMLDLQSGKPSSRAGRRFLELLAEDEMAFDDLYCVTFQMMDAQWLVKRASYMEFNEILKSTRTRLEHELSLESVSRVKDLPAYSLLKSCGIR; encoded by the exons ATGAGGCCTGGTGCCTTGCGAAGGCGGCTTGATCATGGGGACGTTGGCAGGATGAGCAATGGAAATTATATGATGACGGGATTACATGGTTTAGATGAACCTTTGTTAGGGAATCGTGATTACGATGGCAGGCATTCAGAG GGGAAAACGCCAGAGTGTATTTGGGTTGAAGGGCAATGGAAGGAGCATTTACATTGGGCGGTGCTTTTGTTCACTAACTTGATTGTGCAATGGGCACAATGGATAG CAAACATTGTCCTTGGATCTGTATCATTTATTGCACGCATTTTACCTCTACCTTCTAACACCCAAAGTGGATCAAACTGGAAACTTCTTGAGCCTGCACTTAATCCTTTACAG GAAGCTAGGCTGAGAAGTCTTCAGCAAAGATTGGGAATCCCCTATGATGGATCTCGCCTGGAGCATCAA GAAGCTCTTAAGCAATTATGGAAATTGGCTTACCCTGACAGGGAGCTTCCATCTCTTAAATCAGAGCTTTGGAAGGACATGGGATGGCAAGGTCCAGATCCTTCAACAGATTTTCG GGGCGGAGGATTCATATCATTAGAGAATCTCATCTTTTTTGCCAAGAAATATCCG CAATCTTTCCAGAGGTTGTTGCACAAACAAGATGGGAATAGATCTGAATGGGAATATCCATTTGCTGTAGCTGGCATCAATATTTCATTTATGTTGGTACAGATGTTGGATCTGCAATCAG GGAAACCATCTTCTAGGGCTGGGAGACGATTTTTGGAACTACTTGCAGAAGATGAAATGGCATTCGACGATCTTTATTGTGTGACCTTTCAGATGATGGATGCACAATGGCTTGTGAAACGGGCTTCATACATGGAATTCAAC GAAATTCTGAAGTCTACAAGAACACGGTTAGAGCACGAACTTTCACTTGAAAGTGTCTCCAGAGTGAAAGATTTACCTGCATATAGTCTGTTAAAAAG
- the LOC107948934 gene encoding ELMO domain-containing protein A isoform X3, translating into MRPGALRRRLDHGDVGRMSNGNYMMTGLHGLDEPLLGNRDYDGRHSEGKTPECIWVEGQWKEHLHWAVLLFTNLIVQWAQWIANIVLGSVSFIARILPLPSNTQSGSNWKLLEPALNPLQEARLRSLQQRLGIPYDGSRLEHQEALKQLWKLAYPDRELPSLKSELWKDMGWQGPDPSTDFRGGGFISLENLIFFAKKYPQSFQRLLHKQDGNRSEWEYPFAVAGINISFMLVQMLDLQSGKPSSRAGRRFLELLAEDEMAFDDLYCVTFQMMDAQWLVKRASYMEFNEILKSTRTRLEHELSLESVSRVKDLPAYSLLKR; encoded by the exons ATGAGGCCTGGTGCCTTGCGAAGGCGGCTTGATCATGGGGACGTTGGCAGGATGAGCAATGGAAATTATATGATGACGGGATTACATGGTTTAGATGAACCTTTGTTAGGGAATCGTGATTACGATGGCAGGCATTCAGAG GGGAAAACGCCAGAGTGTATTTGGGTTGAAGGGCAATGGAAGGAGCATTTACATTGGGCGGTGCTTTTGTTCACTAACTTGATTGTGCAATGGGCACAATGGATAG CAAACATTGTCCTTGGATCTGTATCATTTATTGCACGCATTTTACCTCTACCTTCTAACACCCAAAGTGGATCAAACTGGAAACTTCTTGAGCCTGCACTTAATCCTTTACAG GAAGCTAGGCTGAGAAGTCTTCAGCAAAGATTGGGAATCCCCTATGATGGATCTCGCCTGGAGCATCAA GAAGCTCTTAAGCAATTATGGAAATTGGCTTACCCTGACAGGGAGCTTCCATCTCTTAAATCAGAGCTTTGGAAGGACATGGGATGGCAAGGTCCAGATCCTTCAACAGATTTTCG GGGCGGAGGATTCATATCATTAGAGAATCTCATCTTTTTTGCCAAGAAATATCCG CAATCTTTCCAGAGGTTGTTGCACAAACAAGATGGGAATAGATCTGAATGGGAATATCCATTTGCTGTAGCTGGCATCAATATTTCATTTATGTTGGTACAGATGTTGGATCTGCAATCAG GGAAACCATCTTCTAGGGCTGGGAGACGATTTTTGGAACTACTTGCAGAAGATGAAATGGCATTCGACGATCTTTATTGTGTGACCTTTCAGATGATGGATGCACAATGGCTTGTGAAACGGGCTTCATACATGGAATTCAAC GAAATTCTGAAGTCTACAAGAACACGGTTAGAGCACGAACTTTCACTTGAAAGTGTCTCCAGAGTGAAAGATTTACCTGCATATAGTCTGTTAAAAAGGTAA
- the LOC107948934 gene encoding ELMO domain-containing protein A isoform X1, translated as MRPGALRRRLDHGDVGRMSNGNYMMTGLHGLDEPLLGNRDYDGRHSEGKTPECIWVEGQWKEHLHWAVLLFTNLIVQWAQWIANIVLGSVSFIARILPLPSNTQSGSNWKLLEPALNPLQEARLRSLQQRLGIPYDGSRLEHQEALKQLWKLAYPDRELPSLKSELWKDMGWQGPDPSTDFRGGGFISLENLIFFAKKYPQSFQRLLHKQDGNRSEWEYPFAVAGINISFMLVQMLDLQSGKPSSRAGRRFLELLAEDEMAFDDLYCVTFQMMDAQWLVKRASYMEFNEILKSTRTRLEHELSLESVSRVKDLPAYSLLKSIAAEYDNHSAS; from the exons ATGAGGCCTGGTGCCTTGCGAAGGCGGCTTGATCATGGGGACGTTGGCAGGATGAGCAATGGAAATTATATGATGACGGGATTACATGGTTTAGATGAACCTTTGTTAGGGAATCGTGATTACGATGGCAGGCATTCAGAG GGGAAAACGCCAGAGTGTATTTGGGTTGAAGGGCAATGGAAGGAGCATTTACATTGGGCGGTGCTTTTGTTCACTAACTTGATTGTGCAATGGGCACAATGGATAG CAAACATTGTCCTTGGATCTGTATCATTTATTGCACGCATTTTACCTCTACCTTCTAACACCCAAAGTGGATCAAACTGGAAACTTCTTGAGCCTGCACTTAATCCTTTACAG GAAGCTAGGCTGAGAAGTCTTCAGCAAAGATTGGGAATCCCCTATGATGGATCTCGCCTGGAGCATCAA GAAGCTCTTAAGCAATTATGGAAATTGGCTTACCCTGACAGGGAGCTTCCATCTCTTAAATCAGAGCTTTGGAAGGACATGGGATGGCAAGGTCCAGATCCTTCAACAGATTTTCG GGGCGGAGGATTCATATCATTAGAGAATCTCATCTTTTTTGCCAAGAAATATCCG CAATCTTTCCAGAGGTTGTTGCACAAACAAGATGGGAATAGATCTGAATGGGAATATCCATTTGCTGTAGCTGGCATCAATATTTCATTTATGTTGGTACAGATGTTGGATCTGCAATCAG GGAAACCATCTTCTAGGGCTGGGAGACGATTTTTGGAACTACTTGCAGAAGATGAAATGGCATTCGACGATCTTTATTGTGTGACCTTTCAGATGATGGATGCACAATGGCTTGTGAAACGGGCTTCATACATGGAATTCAAC GAAATTCTGAAGTCTACAAGAACACGGTTAGAGCACGAACTTTCACTTGAAAGTGTCTCCAGAGTGAAAGATTTACCTGCATATAGTCTGTTAAAAAG